From Epinephelus lanceolatus isolate andai-2023 chromosome 23, ASM4190304v1, whole genome shotgun sequence:
TGCAAGTCCTAAAGCTACAGGAGGCACAGTATCGTAATAGTTGACTCAGTTTTTTAATATTCCAATCTAAATAGTAGGTCAGTAATCAGAAAATGGTATTGAGTGTGTATTATCATAGGAAATATGATAATCATACACCTTTGGCACCTTTTGAAAATCATGCATTGTCATTTCTGAGAACATTTGAGTCTTACTGAATCATTAGCAGCCTGTATTGTGACTTAAATACCAGAGGATACAGTCATTCATGATATAAAGGACCTGGTTTAACGCTGAATGCATTTTTCAGAGTGACTAATAGATTTCTCTCCCCTGTTTCTCAACGGGTAGCTTTGATGATCCAGAGACACAAACTCATAGAGCAGAGACAAAGTGTCAGGTGAGTTGAACACATCACTTCTGTGCTGTCCATTTAGTTTTTTTCTACCCCAAAATGTCTGAAATGACTGCTTTCCAGCATTGATTTAGTTTCCTTcattaatatgtatttttctcAAGCTGTTCATGTTGTACTTCTATCAGCTACCTTCAGTCAGACACACAATACCTTGTTAGTTTTGTCTCTTAGGTTTGTTGAGCCCACACTGATTTACTGTGGTTTCTGTATTTAGGTGGTCAGCAGACAAGAGAAGCCTTATTATGAGATCACAGCAGGAGAACACCCTGAGTATGTTGCTCCAGAGGATGTAGCAAAACTCATCTTCCACAAAATGAAAGGTTGATTGCAACTTCCACAGACACACGCATACAGATGCATGCttcataaataaacagtcagTTGATGAATCCTTCCCATTTTCACAGAAACGGCTCAGTCAGCCCTGGGATCGGATGTCACTGAAGCAGTCATCACCGTCCCCTTTGAGTTTGCACATGCTCAGAAGCGCGCTCTGAGGTAGGCCACATTACTATGGAGTGCGAAAGGGCCCTAAACATCTGTTTAGACATTTGTATTAATAAGTCAGCTTTGTTTGTCTTAACAGGTAAAAATATACTGCATTAAGACAACAGAAAACGCCCTGTTAACAAGCACATTTCTAACGCCTTAAGACGTCTAATATTGGGTGCAACTATTTCACCAGTTTCGGAGGGGAAACTGGTGAAATATTATTCAGTAAcgttatacattttattttcataagtgtccactagatggcagaaTTGAATTCGAGTACACTAGGCACCGTGCTTAGTCATCTATTCTGAGTGTGTTACTGATTTACCTTCATTCTTTCATATTATATAAAATTAATGCTTTAAGTTATTTGTTTTACTACTACTTTATATTACTGATTTTACTGAGGTCTGCTACTGAATTCAGCGTCATATTTCATTTGGCAGAACTCCGATTTAATAAGTCTGCAGTAATAAAAGTGTGTAAACTGTCATTAAGGAAGACCGTGTTACCGTCTGTTTATGAGTTGTCAAGAAATCATAAATCGTCTTTTAGGAGTAGATGTTTATGCTAGTTTAAGCTAGCTCAGGCTCTGTTAAATTTAACAATATGCTAACGGAGCAAGGTGAGCTAATTGCTAACACGCTTGGTttaaaagtaaaacaacaaatgctttgagatggctgtcagagaagACAGAGGTATGATCATGTTTACCGTCTGAGgtgtaacaggtggtgtgttccacgTGTTTTATTTCCTaatccctttaaaaaaaaagaggattaGCATACCATTAGCATACCGTTCCAAACGGTTACAATAGAAAAACACTGGTTCTGGTTTAGCCCCAGAAGTTGCGCTTGTAATTCACGCAAGGTTTCATAGGGtttaggaataaggtggatgcAAAGCTCAGTTTTCCTGAGTAAAACaccatgtttgtgtttaaaaagattgttttatataatttatattggatgacaacacacacaggctgtggGACATTACGGCCACAGTGGCTTAAAAAGCTTCCAGAGGCCATTCGCTCTCACCAGGAGTTCATGACAGAATCCCCTCCTCTTCAGTCCTCTTTATTGAAATCATTCTTAGAGTGATTCCAACTCAACTGTTTACATTAATACTAAAAAAATTAAGTGATTCAATAAGATGTGCAAACTGGGATAGAACTTTTTTGACTACTTGCTGAAGTGTCTCATCTGTTGGAAGTACaacggaagaagaagaacctTTATTACCTGCCTTACTGAGAAAATTCAATTCATTCAGGTATAGAAGGAGAGGCAGTAGTCTGTAGCTAGATGAGGCCAGTCTCCTCTGATTGAGTTTACATGAGGCATTTTTATTCTGAGTTAGATTATTAGGGAATTGTTAGAGTTCATGTAGACGCACCAAGTGACACCTTAAAATGAAGTCTACCGCTGTGTTTGCTTTGTGCAGGGAGGCAGCTGAAGCTGCAGGCTTCCATGTACTGAGGCTGATCCATgaacctgctgctgctctgttggCCTATAACATCGGACAGGACTGTTCTTCTGGAAAGAGGTACGCTGCCATGTTCCTGGCACAGGTTGTTAGAGTTTATTGCTTAAAGGTCCTGTGTGTAGGACCATTAAGTGACGTCTGGCAGTGAGGTTACAGAACTCAAACTTCTCCAAAGTGTCTTGGAGAAATACTGTGGGCAATGCAagtggccctgtctagagccagtgttcggTTTATtccaggctactgtagaaacaacatgcaGACTTTCTTTGTGGAAAAGAACCCAGTCCATATGTAGAtctaaatggctcattctgagttagaaaacacaacattctTGGTATgaggtgattataaactgatGAAATCATAGTTATGAATGTTATAATCCATGTCTGCCAATAAATGCCCccgaatcctacacactggacctttaaaggactcattgtgacatcaaaatgtattgATTACAGATAATATGTCCTCATATTAGATTATTGTAACTCCCTTTATGTTGGCCTGGATCAGTCCTCCCTCAACCATCTACAGCTcatccagaacgctgctgctcgCCTCCTCACGGGCAAGAAAAAGCACGACCACATCTTGCCAGTCTtagcctccctccactggctcccggtCCGTTTTCGTATTGATTTTAAACtccttttaattgtttttaaagccctcAACGGTCTGGCCCCTCTGTACCTCTCTGAGCTCCTTTTGCGCCACTTCCCAACCAGAACCTTAAGGAATTTGGACCAACTACTGTTGGTGGTGCCAAAAACCAGACTAAAGTCCCAAGGTGACAGAGCCTTTATACAGCGGCTGCCCCCAGGCTCTGGAACAGCCTCCCCCTTCACATTCGATCTTCTCAGTCCCTTGAGACTTTTAAATCCTCCCTAAAAATCTTTCTCTTCCACCTGGCGTATCATTCAGCCTGAGCACGATGATCtcgtgttctttttttttattgctattttaatgtttgcactgtttgctcTGTCTTCTTGTCGTTGTTTTCTACATCTATTCTATTTTTGttattgatgttgttttaactcTGTACCCCTCaatgtgcagcactttggtcaactgccgtcgttttaaatgtgctctagaaataaatcctgacttgacttgacttgacttgacatattGGTCTGTACTGTGTCGACAGCCACGTCTTAGTGTATAAGCTGGGCGGGACGTCCCTGAGTGTGACAGCGCTGCAGGTCAATGGAGGAATGTTCCGGGTTCTCAACACCCACACTGACCACAGCATTGGAGGAGAGAGCTTCACCCAGGCCTTGGCCCAGCACCTAGCTGCCGAATTCAAACGGTaactgctgtgttttctgcagctCCTTGAAAATCTGCTGTCACTCGTTCGCTTCATGTTTTCTACCTTTTGTTACTCTATCTTGTATCCtgattcacaaacacacatctgctCCTGTACAACATAGCTTCTCTATATCTGACTCCTGCCAGCCATCCTCATgttatttgcatgtgtttgctGTGCAGCACCTTTAAGCACGATGTGAGCAGTAACGCTCGGGCCATGATGAAGCTAATGAACGGAgcagacatggccaaacacTCTCTGTCCTCACTGGGGTCAGCCAATTGCTTCGTTGACTCCCTGCACGACGGCACTGACTTTGAATGCAACATATCCAGGTAAGCTTTTGAGATGACACTAAGCTTGTcttaacacattaacaaactTCACCATGCAGATGACAGAAAACATGTGTTACTAGAACAGCTAGCGATTCCAGCTTTATCACGTTAGTTCATGTCTGGAATCAATATTCTAGATGCACCTAAACAGTAAAGGACAAATCACAAAACCTGACATTAACCAAAAGGTAAAGGCTGATTTATGCTTGGATGCGCAACACTTTTGAAGTGTGTCGCTCAACAGAAACTTAACAGTTGTGAGATATCTTCAATTTATGGTCCGGCGAAAGGTTTCAGTCGTCTCTATGGTAACCAGAGACCCCTTGCTTTTGTTTACAGTCCAAGTCTATTTCTGTCGCTGTATAGTAAATAGTAATctgcacagacagctgtttgAATCACACAAATATCCCGTTTTATTAAGTGTGTATTCAGTGATTGATCAGCCCCCAATCTGTCTGTGAGCGGCAGATTCTCCTCACTCGCTACAATGGGCGGGGAAAGAAAATCAGTGAATCAGTAAATATAAATACTGTTAATTTCTTCCTGTTGCGCTGACATTGACACATTGACTGCGATCAGCCAATTAGCAATGGAGGCTCCAATAATTTACAATATGATACGTTCACGCTCTTTACTTCTTAcgggaaaatgaatgaatgaatattgtaTAATATCAGTATATTGACATGTTTTTTATGCCAATGAAATGTAGACAAAGTCTGGGTGGATAAATAGTTGTTACCAACATGATAACCTCAGTGTGGTGTTTCCTCAGAGCTCGATTTGAGCTGCTCTGCTCCTCGCTCTTCAACAAGAGCATCCAGCCAATCAGAACCCTGCTAGAGGAGGCAGGACTCTCAACCAGTGACATAAACAAGGTATGGTGTGTAATGATCCCCCTGCAGTCGTAGTTTTAATGATGTGGACAAGACTGAATTGATGTGAAATATAAGCAGTAATAAACGTTGTTACTTCAGGTGGTTCTCTGCGGCGGCTCAGCCAGGATCCCTCGCCTCCAACAGATGATCCGTGATATGTTTCCTGAGGTGGAGCTCCTCAGCTCAGCGCCTCCTGATGAAGTCATCGCCGTGGGAGCGGCCCTGGAAGCAGGCTTACTGGTGGGCAAAGATGACCTTGCCCCTGAGGAGGAGTCTGTCACAGTGGATGTTTCTGCCACTGACATACTAGTGAAGGTATCATGGTCAATTAAAAACATGATATGTAGATTTTAATTTTCAGAAGTAGAAAATAATCATAGTTATAATGATGTAATTTTTAATGTATATCAGTGGATTTTACTCTATCTAAAAAAATGTAGTACATCAActgaaatgtttctgtgtgtcttggtggtgtgtgggtgtttgcaGGAGGTGGATGAAAACGGAGCCGAGGTATTCACTGTTCTACTTCCATCAGGCACGCCCCTCCCTGCCCGCAGACATCACATCCTGAGTGGAGGGGGGGACCTGTCCTCCTTGTGTCTGGAGATTTACCAGAGATGTGTCACGGAGCAGCCTGAAAAACTAGCTAAGGTAATATAAAAGCACTAACCCCGGATCAAATGTCAAACTACATACACATCCTGGTTGTGTTGGAGTGCTCAGTAGCACCAGTGCCCACGTTGTATAAGTGGCAAATGCTTTTGCGTCCATCTGTGCGCCTATGGGCATGGATTTCTTGCAgtatttcactttattgttgagcttTCGGTctactagaccttcatcagagcatGAAAATGATTAATAAATCCCTACTTATAACTTTATTATGTACCTGCTTGTGTGTATGATTTATAGATTGTGTTGAAGAACCTGCAGCCTAAAGAGGAGAACCACGACATCGACACTGTGGTGACCATGAAAAGGTATCTGCCCTTCCAGGATCAGTGCATGAGTTGGGTCATGGGTCGTGGGTCATGGCGTGTGTTCTGCTTGTATGTCATTCTTTCTGTATGATTGCAGGGACGGCTCCGTTCATGTTTCCTGTGTAGAACAGATCAGTGGAAGGCCTGAGGTCATCACCATAGCAGCTGCATCATGAAGCCACCCGCACACACTGTCAGtgcaatgtttttgttttgtttttctcacttaATAAACAGAATCAAAGTCAAACTACATGTTCTGATTTATTATTTCCCTTGCAGTTATGGAATAATGCAGAATGTGCTCATTCTAAGTTGAGCTGT
This genomic window contains:
- the hspa14 gene encoding heat shock 70 kDa protein 14; translated protein: MAAIGVHFGYTCACVAIFKDGRADVVANDAGDRVTPAVVGYRDTEQIVGIAAKQGRVRNAANTVVKVKQVLGRSFDDPETQTHRAETKCQVVSRQEKPYYEITAGEHPEYVAPEDVAKLIFHKMKETAQSALGSDVTEAVITVPFEFAHAQKRALREAAEAAGFHVLRLIHEPAAALLAYNIGQDCSSGKSHVLVYKLGGTSLSVTALQVNGGMFRVLNTHTDHSIGGESFTQALAQHLAAEFKRTFKHDVSSNARAMMKLMNGADMAKHSLSSLGSANCFVDSLHDGTDFECNISRARFELLCSSLFNKSIQPIRTLLEEAGLSTSDINKVVLCGGSARIPRLQQMIRDMFPEVELLSSAPPDEVIAVGAALEAGLLVGKDDLAPEEESVTVDVSATDILVKEVDENGAEVFTVLLPSGTPLPARRHHILSGGGDLSSLCLEIYQRCVTEQPEKLAKIVLKNLQPKEENHDIDTVVTMKRDGSVHVSCVEQISGRPEVITIAAAS